cctttacgaaataaaatttattagtatGGGTAGACTATAGGAAAAATCTGTATTTATACTAACCAAAATCTATCGCTTTTTTAGTGTTTATAAATGTAtttaataaaaactaaaatagTGGGTCAAGTCAAATTTTCTATCTCAGCCACGAGGTCATAATTGGACTTCCCAAAATACTATACACATACACTACGAATTtgacatatttaatttttatatttttccacCATGACTTGTTCCAGGACACCCCTTGGTCAACACGAAAACTGAGAGATTTGTTACTCTATAAATTCGGAAAATCAAAACATAATTCTCCATCCTCAACCACAACATCAAACATATAGTTCTCCACTTAGCTCCAAATACAATCGATAATTAAGATGAATTCCCAGAAAATGAGCATTCTCTCAATCATATTCCTAGTTTTTGTGTTTACGTGTACGAGTCAAGTACGAGTAGTGGATGCAACAAGAATACTATCAGAAGATTCGTCACAAATGAATCAACTCAACCTTCCAAAAATGTACGAGAACGCAAAGGAAACGATGTCGTTTTGGTTTCAACAGCTAGCATCGGGACCTAGCCCCAGAGGACCGGGCCACTAGCTAGATTATTCATTGTTAGTGGTGGTGGTGTAATTAGATATGAAAAATTAACCTTAGTATTTCATTTAGgtattctttatttttctctatTTCATTCTTTCATTCTCTTATGTATTTGAGATGTTTGGagatatttttttgtttgagATTTACACACCTGAAATGAAATAACTGCCTATTGCCTATTGCCTATTGATTGAAGGGAAAAAACgctttagtattattttatgttgGATAAAAGACGTGACATTATATCTCTTGTTCAAATCGCATTATCATTTCGGTATGTCCACAAaataatgtttatatttatttttctctatcTATTTAGAGTAATAGGGTCTCACTTTACATTATCTTATTAAAGTCACATTTAATTGTAAAACGGATTATATAAAAGCGAAATCTACAcccacttttcttcacatttcttaaaacttgcaCTGAGTCAAAGTTGGAGTTTAAATCGTGGACGGAGTTTACTTCATGAGTGGTCTTTTATATCCAACTCTTGAATTGATCTTACGCATATTAGTTACATCTATTTTCAAACGATAtgatttacttaattaaatcataattacCTGCTCATTCATTTTAGGATATACATCTAACTCAAAACATTATGGACAGCTTTTGCTTACAAGGAAATGGCAAAATGATTACAAAAATTAGTTCGAACTTTCATTATGTTCTTATTTTTCCTCCGAACTTGTATTTTTTAATCTAGAAATACAAATTTTGGCCTTCTCAGATTTTCTTTTTCCagaattattttttcacttaatAGAAGCCAATGTGTTGTTCATCGGAAGTGTCAGGCTAGCGTCACAAAAAATGACGTTATTTGTTATTATAGAATGAACTAGTACTATTTAACTGCAAATACACaaacttttgatttttttccttCTAATTTTCCCCCTAACCATTGAGATTTTCTAGAGCTTccccaattttttgttttttttttctggttttCTTGGATTTTCCTAAAAAAGTTATTCGATTTCCAAACCGTGTTTGAAAGTTGGAGATGCGTAGTTCAAATAATTATGtaaatagaatatttattttaaaattatggataggtactaatttaaattttaaccGAATAAAAATAGTAAGCCCTGATCCATAAACAAACCCTaatcactatatatatatatatatgatcgaTACGTAATCAATTACTCCATAATCTTTCCGATTAGTTCTCTTCTCTCTATAATCTTAGTCTTTGCCTTCTTCATACACAATCAAATAAAGGATAACTATGTCTGCTTTCGAGGTACTAATTAATTTTCTCTAGTTTTACCGTGTCGTTTTTggaattttattgtttttatgaatttctttttatgtttcaTATTTTCCTTTCAGCAGGGTTTTGTTGTTAGTAACTAGGTTTTCAAGAAACTAGGTTCATGACACTGAAACATGCATGATGATGTATCAGGACCTACTCGTCGCGTCAATGCTGTTATTCCAAGATGTGCACTTTCCAACTTAATCTCTAAGGAGACTTTGATGGAACCTTCTAATGGTTATGTTGTGGGCGACGGTTGTGTGTTTGGTGCTGAAGTTTTAGTCATCAGAAGCGAACGTGTTAACGAATGTCTGAGGTTGGTTGGAGATGCGGCTTCAGTTGAACACGAATGGACGATTTCTGACATTTCTAATCCGGATGGAGTTTTGTGTTCGGAAGAGTTCGATGTTGGAAATTACAAATGGTATCATTTGTGATGTTATAACTATTATCACTCGTGTGTTTTAACTTTTTTAGAGATTAATttgttacttttttattttatttactactTAGGAACATTGTTCTCTATCCAAACGAAGATTCTTCAGTGTCAAGAAACCGTTACTTGTCCATGTTTGTTGCCCCAAGGGGCATCCCTCCTCATCAAAGGGTGAAGGCTGAGGTTTTTATTAGTGTCAAAACCCGGCTCAATGATTCCGTCTTCTCTAAAAAATGTTAGTTTTTTCATCTCGTTTCAATTTGAAAGCACCTATCCTCGTGGTTTCAGTTCTGAATTGTGCTTAATACAGGATGATAAACTAAACAAGTAATTTTCAATATTCCCATGTTTTAGGGTTCATTACATCTATTGAGATCTTGCAACTCTTACCTTTTTTTATTGTAGGTACAAATTGGTTTACATCTTCATGTGAAGAATGGGGATATCCTGAGTTTGTATCGACTGCTGATGTGAGCGCTAAAAGCTTCCTTGTCGACGACTGTTTTTCTGTGGAAGTCGGAATCACGGT
This sequence is a window from Salvia splendens isolate huo1 chromosome 5, SspV2, whole genome shotgun sequence. Protein-coding genes within it:
- the LOC121803480 gene encoding BTB/POZ and MATH domain-containing protein 6-like gives rise to the protein MEPSNGYVVGDGCVFGAEVLVIRSERVNECLRLVGDAASVEHEWTISDISNPDGVLCSEEFDVGNYKWNIVLYPNEDSSVSRNRYLSMFVAPRGIPPHQRVKAEVFISVKTRLNDSVFSKKCTNWFTSSCEEWGYPEFVSTADVSAKSFLVDDCFSVEVGITVQAVVLEAPEI